Proteins from a single region of Acidimicrobiales bacterium:
- a CDS encoding cytochrome P450, with the protein MELSDINLLDRDRFTDGVPHDWFTYLRKNAPIYRHPEPDGPGFWVFTKHDDVVAIGRDAKHFSSDQGRGGVVGLEDPTAEQMEAQRAQEGGNLMLTMDPPPHTRYRKLVNRGFTPRMIGMLEDHIREVSATIVEEGLAKGEVDFVVDMASELPLIVIAELMGVPHEDRHKIFEWSNRMIGSEDPEYIVDQEEVQAAFVEMFLYAQQLAEKRRAEPRDDIISKLLSADVDGDQLTEMDFNLFFLLLAVAGNETTRNAISHGMNAFLENPDQYDRLVAHPELVDTAVEEIIRWASPVMYFRRNVTEDIEYKGHQLKAGEKVSIWYASANRDEDVITDPFKFDVGRNPNPHVAFGGGGPHHCLGSNLARMEVKHFYAELIKRVAKVEAVGKPALLRSNFIGGIKHLPVRFHAGKVPAAV; encoded by the coding sequence ATGGAGCTGAGCGACATCAACCTGCTGGACCGGGACCGCTTCACCGACGGTGTGCCGCACGACTGGTTCACCTATCTCCGGAAGAACGCCCCGATCTACCGGCATCCCGAGCCGGACGGGCCCGGGTTCTGGGTGTTCACCAAGCACGACGACGTGGTGGCCATCGGTCGGGACGCCAAGCACTTCTCGTCCGACCAGGGCCGCGGCGGGGTGGTCGGCCTCGAGGATCCCACGGCCGAGCAGATGGAGGCCCAGCGGGCGCAGGAGGGCGGCAACCTCATGCTCACCATGGACCCCCCGCCCCACACCCGCTACCGCAAGCTGGTGAACCGGGGATTCACCCCCCGCATGATCGGGATGCTCGAGGACCACATCCGCGAGGTGTCGGCCACCATCGTCGAGGAGGGCCTGGCCAAGGGTGAGGTCGACTTCGTCGTCGACATGGCCTCCGAGCTGCCGCTGATCGTGATCGCCGAGCTCATGGGTGTGCCCCACGAGGACCGCCACAAGATCTTCGAGTGGTCCAACCGGATGATCGGGAGCGAGGACCCCGAGTACATCGTCGACCAGGAGGAGGTGCAGGCCGCCTTCGTCGAGATGTTCCTCTACGCCCAGCAGCTGGCCGAGAAGCGCCGGGCCGAGCCGCGCGACGACATCATCAGCAAGCTGCTGTCGGCCGACGTCGACGGGGACCAGCTGACCGAGATGGACTTCAACCTGTTCTTCCTGCTGCTGGCCGTGGCGGGCAACGAGACGACCCGCAACGCCATCTCCCACGGGATGAACGCCTTCCTCGAGAATCCCGACCAGTACGACCGCCTGGTGGCCCACCCCGAGCTCGTCGACACCGCCGTCGAGGAGATCATCCGCTGGGCCTCACCCGTCATGTACTTCCGGCGCAACGTCACCGAGGACATCGAGTACAAGGGCCACCAGCTGAAGGCGGGGGAGAAGGTCAGCATCTGGTACGCGTCGGCCAACCGGGACGAGGACGTCATCACGGACCCGTTCAAGTTCGACGTGGGCCGCAATCCCAACCCGCATGTCGCCTTCGGGGGTGGGGGCCCGCACCACTGCCTCGGCTCCAACCTGGCCCGCATGGAGGTCAAGCACTTCTACGCCGAGCTGATCAAGCGGGTGGCCAAGGTGGAGGCCGTCGGGAAGCCGGCGCTGCTCCGCTCCAACTTCATCGGCGGGATCAAGCACCTGCCCGTTCGGTTCCACGCCGGGAAGGTCCCCGCCGCTGTCTGA
- a CDS encoding acyl-CoA dehydrogenase family protein codes for MDFSFTEEQEEIAGLARRILTDKVTVDLLRETEAGTDRFDPELWRTLAEAGLLGIALPDDVGGGGYGVVEQCLVLEEVGKRLAPVPVWASIVLGAAPIAEFGTPQQKEEWARPAAEGAKILTAALREPVNPDVLRPTTTAARDGDGFRLNGTKTAVPAGTLAQVILVPATLDGSPVIFLVEPTGPGVSVARQRTTNRDTTGYVELTDARVPASAVLGSVGDGPRILEWLDERATIGLCAMQLGVCEEALRETAEYTKTRVQFERPIATFQAVGHRCADCYIDVEALRLTLWQAAWRLKAGLSAATEVEVAKFWAAETGHRVAHAAVHLHGGMGVAVEHTTHRYFIWGKQLEFMLGGSTEQLLRIGARMAAEPV; via the coding sequence ATGGACTTCAGCTTCACCGAGGAGCAGGAGGAGATCGCCGGGCTGGCCCGGCGCATCCTCACCGACAAGGTCACCGTGGACCTGCTGCGCGAGACCGAGGCCGGCACCGACCGCTTCGACCCCGAGCTGTGGCGCACCCTGGCCGAGGCGGGACTGCTCGGCATAGCCCTGCCCGACGACGTCGGCGGTGGCGGCTACGGCGTGGTCGAGCAGTGCCTGGTCCTCGAGGAGGTGGGCAAGCGCCTGGCGCCGGTCCCGGTCTGGGCCTCGATCGTGCTGGGGGCGGCGCCCATCGCCGAGTTCGGCACGCCGCAGCAGAAGGAGGAGTGGGCTCGGCCCGCCGCCGAGGGGGCCAAGATCCTCACCGCCGCCCTGCGGGAGCCGGTCAACCCCGACGTGCTGCGGCCGACCACGACGGCGGCGCGCGACGGAGACGGCTTCCGGCTCAACGGGACCAAGACGGCGGTGCCCGCCGGGACCCTGGCCCAGGTGATCCTGGTGCCGGCGACGCTCGACGGGAGCCCGGTGATCTTCCTGGTGGAGCCGACCGGGCCCGGGGTCTCGGTGGCCCGCCAGCGCACGACCAACCGCGACACCACCGGCTACGTCGAGCTCACCGATGCCCGGGTGCCGGCCTCGGCCGTGCTCGGCTCGGTGGGGGACGGGCCGCGCATCCTCGAGTGGCTGGACGAGCGGGCCACCATCGGACTGTGCGCCATGCAGCTCGGGGTGTGCGAGGAGGCCCTGCGGGAGACCGCCGAGTACACCAAGACCCGGGTGCAGTTCGAGAGGCCCATCGCCACCTTCCAGGCCGTGGGCCACCGCTGCGCCGACTGCTACATCGACGTGGAGGCCCTGCGCCTCACCCTCTGGCAGGCGGCGTGGCGGCTCAAAGCCGGCCTGTCCGCGGCCACCGAGGTCGAGGTGGCCAAGTTCTGGGCGGCGGAAACCGGCCACCGCGTGGCCCACGCCGCCGTCCACCTGCACGGTGGGATGGGGGTGGCGGTGGAGCACACCACCCACCGCTACTTCATCTGGGGAAAGCAGCTGGAGTTCATGCTCGGGGGGAGCACCGAGCAGCTTCTTCGGATCGGCGCCCGGATGGCCGCCGAGCCCGTCTGA